In Mycolicibacterium alvei, a single window of DNA contains:
- a CDS encoding TIGR02234 family membrane protein, with the protein MIRVAQALFVVAAVALWVASRMTWVSVTSFDGLGQPKATALTGASWSTALIPLALLVLAAAVAVLALHGWALRLLALLIAAASAGMGYLGIGLWVIKDVAQRAADLAVIPVSQLTAAGGGTSRSYGGAVLTLVAAVCALVGAVLLMRSANSAKRGIAGRYAAPAARREAARADGGDEPMSERMLWDALDEGQDPTGDGGDPDSQGR; encoded by the coding sequence GTGATCCGGGTGGCGCAGGCGCTGTTCGTCGTCGCGGCGGTGGCGCTGTGGGTCGCGTCGCGGATGACCTGGGTCTCGGTGACGTCGTTCGACGGGCTGGGCCAGCCGAAGGCCACGGCGTTGACGGGGGCATCCTGGTCGACGGCTTTGATCCCGCTGGCGTTGCTGGTGCTGGCGGCCGCGGTCGCGGTGCTGGCCTTGCATGGCTGGGCGCTACGGTTGCTGGCTCTGCTGATCGCCGCGGCCAGCGCCGGGATGGGGTACCTGGGGATCGGCCTGTGGGTGATCAAGGATGTGGCACAGCGGGCTGCTGACCTGGCAGTAATTCCGGTCTCCCAGCTGACCGCAGCCGGGGGCGGGACCAGTCGCTCCTACGGGGGCGCCGTGCTGACCCTGGTGGCGGCGGTGTGTGCGCTGGTCGGTGCGGTGCTGCTGATGCGGTCGGCCAACAGTGCCAAGCGCGGGATTGCCGGCCGCTACGCCGCACCTGCGGCGCGGCGTGAGGCGGCGAGGGCGGACGGAGGCGATGAGCCGATGTCGGAGCGAATGCTGTGGGATGCGTTGGACGAAGGTCAGGATCCGACCGGCGACGGTGGCGATCCGGACAGTCAGGGCCGGTGA
- a CDS encoding anthranilate synthase component I, whose translation MQTTPDSLNRTTSREDFRALAAEHRVVPVTRKVLADSETPLSAYRKLAANRPGTFLLESAENGRSWSRWSFIGAGAPSALTVRDDQAVWLGTAPKDAPSGGEPLAALRATLDLLQTEAVPDLPPLSSGLVGYFAYDMVRRLERLPELTVDDLGLPDMVLLLATDIAAVDHHEGTITLIANAVNWNGTDERVDEAYDDAVARLDVMTAALGQPLPSTVATFSRPQPDHRAQRTVEEYSAIVEKLVGDIEAGEAFQVVPSQRFEMDTAADPIDVYRMLRVTNPSPYMYLLNVPDADGGLDFSVVGSSPEALVTVKEGRATTHPIAGTRWRGTTEEEDVLLEKELLADEKERAEHLMLVDLGRNDLGRVCRPGTVRVEDYSHIERYSHVMHLVSTVTGELAEGKTALDAVTACFPAGTLSGAPKVRAMELIEEVEMTRRGLYGGVLGYLDFAGNADFAIAIRTALMRDGTAYVQAGGGVVADSNGPYEYNESANKAKAVLNAIAAADTLAEP comes from the coding sequence GTGCAAACCACCCCCGACAGCCTCAACCGCACGACATCGCGCGAGGATTTCCGGGCGCTGGCCGCTGAGCACCGCGTGGTACCGGTGACGCGCAAGGTACTGGCCGACAGCGAGACGCCGTTGTCCGCGTACCGCAAGCTCGCAGCCAACCGTCCCGGTACGTTCCTGCTGGAATCGGCCGAGAACGGTCGTTCGTGGTCTCGATGGTCGTTCATCGGCGCCGGTGCCCCCTCGGCCCTGACGGTGCGCGACGACCAGGCGGTCTGGCTGGGTACGGCCCCCAAGGATGCGCCCAGCGGCGGTGAGCCGTTGGCCGCACTGCGGGCCACGCTGGATCTGCTGCAGACCGAGGCGGTGCCGGACCTGCCGCCGCTGTCGTCGGGGTTGGTGGGCTACTTCGCCTACGACATGGTGCGACGGCTGGAACGGCTGCCGGAGCTCACCGTCGACGATCTGGGCCTGCCGGACATGGTGCTGCTACTGGCCACCGATATCGCCGCCGTCGACCACCACGAGGGCACCATCACCCTGATCGCCAACGCAGTGAACTGGAACGGCACCGATGAGCGCGTCGACGAGGCCTATGACGATGCCGTGGCCCGGCTGGATGTGATGACCGCCGCGCTCGGCCAGCCGCTGCCGTCCACGGTGGCGACGTTCAGCCGGCCGCAGCCCGATCACCGCGCGCAGCGCACGGTGGAGGAGTACTCGGCGATCGTCGAGAAACTGGTCGGTGACATCGAGGCCGGCGAAGCCTTCCAGGTGGTGCCGTCGCAGCGGTTCGAGATGGATACCGCCGCCGATCCGATTGATGTCTACCGGATGCTGCGGGTCACCAATCCGAGCCCCTACATGTACCTGCTCAACGTCCCCGATGCCGATGGCGGACTGGACTTCTCGGTCGTCGGCTCCAGCCCCGAGGCGCTGGTCACGGTGAAAGAGGGCCGAGCCACCACCCACCCGATCGCCGGCACTCGGTGGCGCGGCACCACCGAGGAAGAAGACGTCCTGCTGGAAAAGGAACTGCTGGCCGACGAGAAGGAACGCGCCGAACACCTGATGCTGGTTGACCTCGGCCGCAACGATCTGGGGCGGGTGTGCCGTCCGGGCACTGTTCGGGTCGAGGATTACAGCCACATCGAGCGCTACAGCCATGTGATGCACCTGGTGTCCACGGTGACCGGGGAGCTGGCGGAAGGCAAGACCGCACTGGATGCGGTGACGGCATGTTTCCCGGCCGGCACCTTGTCAGGCGCACCCAAGGTGCGGGCCATGGAGTTGATCGAGGAGGTCGAAATGACCCGGCGCGGCCTCTACGGCGGAGTGTTGGGCTACCTGGACTTCGCGGGCAATGCCGATTTCGCGATCGCCATCCGGACCGCACTGATGCGTGACGGCACGGCCTATGTGCAGGCCGGCGGGGGTGTCGTGGCCGATTCCAACGGCCCCTACGAGTACAACGAATCGGCGAACAAGGCGAAAGCCGTGCTCAATGCCATTGCCGCCGCCGACACCTTGGCCGAGCCGTGA
- a CDS encoding peroxiredoxin: MRTGDTAPDFQLPDQAGTIRTLTSLLADGPVVLFFYPAAMTPGCTKEACHFRDLAGEFTAVGANRVGISTDPVTKQAKFADIQSFDYPLLSDADGKVAAQFGVKRGLLGKLMPVKRTTFVIDTERTVLAVISSEINMDTHADKALEVLKSR, from the coding sequence ATCAGGACCGGTGACACCGCTCCCGACTTCCAACTCCCAGACCAGGCCGGCACGATTCGCACCCTGACGAGCCTGCTCGCCGACGGCCCGGTCGTGCTGTTCTTCTATCCGGCGGCGATGACTCCGGGATGCACCAAGGAGGCCTGTCACTTCCGCGATCTGGCCGGCGAGTTCACTGCCGTCGGGGCGAACCGGGTCGGGATCAGCACCGACCCGGTCACCAAGCAGGCCAAGTTCGCCGACATCCAGAGTTTCGACTACCCGCTGCTCTCGGACGCCGACGGCAAGGTCGCGGCCCAGTTCGGGGTGAAGCGTGGCCTGCTCGGCAAGCTCATGCCGGTCAAGCGCACCACATTCGTCATCGACACGGAACGCACTGTGCTCGCAGTGATCTCCAGCGAGATCAACATGGACACCCACGCCGACAAGGCACTGGAAGTGCTCAAGTCGCGTTGA
- a CDS encoding ABC transporter ATP-binding protein, with the protein MTPVLDISDVTFRRDGKQIIDGISLTVQSGEHWALLGPNGAGKSTLLGFCAAVTFPTSGTVQVLGGQMGRTDLAVLRRSIGHVNPRHRLQYPLTVREVVLTGITATIDIAAHWTPTAEQLRRAEELIDTVGLGARADAIWPTLSQGERGRTLIARALIADPKLLLLDEPTTGLDVAAREQLLETLDTLDDSHPDMASILVTHHLEELPTSTTHALLISQGRTVASGPARDVVNTEHVSEAFAHPVVVGFQDGRWSARAKASSRVL; encoded by the coding sequence ATGACCCCGGTCCTCGACATCTCCGATGTGACCTTCCGCCGCGACGGCAAGCAGATCATCGACGGCATCTCGCTGACCGTGCAGTCCGGCGAACACTGGGCGCTGCTGGGGCCCAACGGTGCCGGCAAGAGCACGCTGCTGGGTTTCTGTGCCGCGGTGACGTTTCCGACCTCCGGCACCGTGCAGGTGCTCGGCGGCCAGATGGGCCGCACCGACCTGGCGGTGCTGCGCCGCTCCATCGGTCACGTGAATCCCCGGCATCGCCTGCAGTACCCGCTGACGGTGCGTGAGGTGGTGCTGACCGGCATCACCGCCACCATCGACATCGCCGCGCATTGGACGCCCACCGCCGAGCAGCTGCGTCGGGCCGAGGAACTGATCGACACCGTGGGGCTGGGCGCCCGGGCCGACGCGATCTGGCCGACGCTGTCGCAGGGCGAACGCGGCCGCACCCTGATCGCGCGGGCACTGATCGCTGATCCGAAGCTGTTGCTGTTGGACGAACCCACCACCGGCCTGGATGTGGCGGCCCGCGAGCAGCTGCTGGAAACCCTTGACACGCTCGACGATTCGCATCCCGATATGGCCTCGATCCTGGTCACCCACCACCTCGAGGAACTGCCAACCAGCACCACGCACGCCCTGCTGATCTCGCAGGGGCGCACGGTGGCCAGCGGGCCGGCCCGCGACGTCGTCAACACCGAGCACGTCAGCGAGGCCTTCGCTCACCCCGTGGTGGTCGGGTTCCAGGACGGCCGGTGGAGCGCACGGGCCAAGGCCAGCTCGCGGGTGCTGTAG
- a CDS encoding HsdM family class I SAM-dependent methyltransferase yields the protein MTESAVPADGDSAAARKARGAFFTPAQITDYLTQWAVRSADEQILEPSAGDAAFLVAATRRLKQLGAEHPELHGIEIHRSSAVTARRRVTEAGGQAHIRTADFFAIEPRTKYTAVIGNPPYIRYQEFRGATRAQSRRAALKAGVTLSGLASSWAAFTVHAALFLKPGGRLALVLPAELLSVNYAAAVRKFLFDRFATVELVMFDEQVFPEAEADVVLLLADGYGGGPSGHAVIHRARNASSLTSELAQRRWSPRDPSGKWVSGLIGNAPVDAIHGLLDDGHFSVLETWGETTLGMVTGNNSFFALSPERVHELGLRRTDLLPLSPPGSAHLRGLTLSAEQLAKLGEDGRSTHLFRPAESPSVAAQRYIDAGHAAGVHLAYKCRVRRPWYRVPLVNPADLLLTCMNADTPRLITNRAKAHHLNSVHGVYLRDEVRMLGRDLLGLAALNSVTVLHAEIVGRSYGGGILKIEPREADRWLVPSPELVAAHAVELRAVRRRVGSLLERGQLLEASYIVDDALGLASRVALEPVRTARDSLATRRTVRARRAR from the coding sequence GTGACTGAGAGCGCTGTGCCGGCCGACGGCGATTCCGCCGCTGCCCGCAAAGCGCGCGGTGCGTTCTTCACCCCGGCGCAGATCACGGATTACCTCACCCAGTGGGCCGTGCGCTCGGCCGATGAACAGATCCTGGAGCCCTCGGCCGGCGACGCGGCCTTTCTGGTCGCTGCGACCCGCCGACTGAAGCAGTTGGGTGCCGAACACCCGGAACTGCACGGCATCGAGATTCACCGGTCCAGCGCGGTTACCGCACGCCGCCGGGTCACCGAGGCCGGAGGACAGGCGCACATCCGCACCGCCGATTTCTTCGCCATCGAACCGCGGACCAAGTACACCGCGGTGATCGGTAACCCGCCCTATATCCGCTACCAGGAGTTCCGCGGCGCCACCCGGGCGCAGTCGCGCCGCGCGGCGCTCAAGGCCGGGGTCACGCTGTCCGGGCTGGCGTCGAGTTGGGCCGCGTTCACCGTGCATGCCGCACTGTTTCTCAAACCGGGTGGCCGTCTGGCGCTCGTTCTGCCCGCCGAGTTGCTCAGCGTCAACTATGCGGCGGCGGTGCGGAAGTTCCTGTTCGACCGGTTCGCCACCGTCGAGCTGGTGATGTTCGACGAGCAGGTGTTCCCCGAGGCCGAGGCCGACGTGGTGCTGTTACTGGCCGACGGCTACGGGGGAGGGCCGAGCGGCCACGCCGTCATCCATCGGGCACGCAATGCGAGCTCACTGACATCTGAACTCGCACAACGACGTTGGTCTCCTCGCGATCCCTCAGGCAAATGGGTCAGCGGCCTGATCGGTAACGCGCCGGTGGATGCGATCCACGGTCTGCTCGACGATGGGCACTTCTCCGTGCTGGAGACCTGGGGTGAGACCACGCTGGGCATGGTGACGGGTAACAACAGTTTCTTCGCACTGTCCCCGGAGCGGGTGCATGAACTTGGCCTGCGGCGCACCGATCTGCTGCCGTTGTCGCCGCCCGGGAGCGCGCACCTGCGTGGGCTGACACTGTCGGCCGAACAGTTGGCCAAGCTGGGGGAGGACGGACGGTCGACGCACCTGTTCCGTCCCGCCGAATCACCCTCGGTCGCCGCGCAGCGCTACATCGACGCCGGTCACGCCGCCGGGGTGCATCTGGCCTACAAGTGCCGGGTGCGCCGGCCCTGGTATCGGGTACCCCTGGTGAATCCGGCTGACCTGCTGCTGACCTGTATGAACGCCGACACTCCACGGTTGATCACCAACCGGGCCAAGGCACACCACCTCAACTCGGTGCACGGCGTGTATCTGCGCGACGAGGTGCGGATGCTCGGCCGTGACCTGCTCGGGTTGGCCGCGCTGAACTCGGTGACGGTGCTGCACGCCGAGATCGTCGGCCGTTCTTACGGCGGTGGCATCCTCAAGATCGAACCGCGCGAGGCAGACCGGTGGCTGGTCCCGTCGCCCGAACTGGTGGCCGCCCACGCCGTCGAGTTGCGGGCGGTCCGCCGGCGCGTCGGATCGCTACTGGAACGCGGTCAGTTACTCGAGGCGAGCTATATCGTCGACGACGCATTGGGGCTGGCGAGCCGAGTTGCCCTGGAACCCGTTCGGACCGCGCGCGATTCATTGGCCACCCGCCGGACGGTAAGGGCTCGACGTGCCCGCTGA
- the hisI gene encoding phosphoribosyl-AMP cyclohydrolase, with protein sequence MSLDPDIAKRLKRNADGLFSAVAQERGTGQVLMVAWMDDDALARTLETREATYFSRSRGEQWVKGLTSGHTQYVHSVRLDCDGDTVLLEVDQTGAACHTGAHTCFDADVLLAPED encoded by the coding sequence ATGAGTCTCGATCCCGACATCGCCAAGCGCCTGAAGCGCAACGCCGACGGACTGTTCAGCGCGGTGGCCCAGGAGCGGGGGACCGGCCAGGTACTGATGGTCGCCTGGATGGACGACGACGCGCTGGCCCGCACCCTGGAAACCCGTGAGGCCACGTATTTTTCGCGGTCCCGTGGCGAGCAGTGGGTCAAAGGTCTGACGTCTGGGCACACGCAGTATGTGCACTCGGTCCGCCTGGACTGCGACGGCGACACCGTGTTGCTGGAGGTTGATCAGACCGGCGCCGCCTGCCACACCGGTGCGCACACCTGCTTCGACGCGGACGTGCTGCTGGCACCGGAAGACTAG
- the hisF gene encoding imidazole glycerol phosphate synthase subunit HisF — protein MSTTSDVATRVIPCLDVDAGRVVKGVNFENLRDAGDPVELAAAYDAEGADELTFLDVTASSSGRATMLEVVKRTAEQVFIPLTVGGGVRAVDDVDVLLRAGADKVSVNTAAIARPELLAEMARQFGSQCIVLSVDARTVPAGEQPTPSGWEVTTHGGRRGTGIDAIEWAARGAELGVGEILLNSMDRDGTKAGFDLPMLRAVRAAVGVPVIASGGAGAVADFAPAVQAGADAVLAASVFHFRELTIAQVKAAMAAEGITVR, from the coding sequence GTGAGCACCACCAGTGACGTGGCAACGAGGGTCATCCCGTGCCTGGACGTCGACGCCGGCCGGGTGGTCAAGGGCGTCAACTTCGAGAACCTGCGTGATGCAGGCGATCCCGTCGAACTCGCCGCCGCCTACGACGCCGAAGGCGCCGACGAGTTGACCTTCCTAGACGTGACCGCCTCCTCGTCGGGCCGGGCCACCATGCTCGAGGTGGTCAAGCGTACCGCCGAGCAGGTGTTCATCCCGCTGACCGTCGGTGGTGGCGTGCGTGCTGTGGACGATGTCGACGTGCTGCTGCGGGCCGGCGCCGACAAGGTGTCGGTCAACACCGCCGCCATTGCCCGGCCCGAACTGCTAGCCGAGATGGCCCGCCAGTTCGGATCGCAGTGCATCGTGCTCAGCGTCGATGCCCGCACCGTGCCGGCCGGCGAGCAGCCCACCCCGTCGGGGTGGGAGGTGACCACCCACGGTGGTCGCCGGGGCACCGGGATCGACGCGATCGAATGGGCCGCGCGGGGCGCGGAACTCGGGGTCGGCGAGATCCTGCTCAACTCGATGGACCGCGACGGTACCAAGGCCGGCTTCGACCTGCCGATGCTGCGCGCGGTCCGCGCCGCGGTGGGTGTCCCGGTGATCGCCAGCGGTGGTGCCGGTGCCGTGGCCGATTTCGCGCCGGCCGTGCAGGCCGGCGCCGATGCGGTGCTGGCCGCCAGTGTGTTCCACTTCCGGGAACTGACCATCGCCCAGGTGAAGGCTGCCATGGCGGCGGAAGGGATCACGGTCAGATGA
- a CDS encoding inositol monophosphatase family protein — MSEVGDLDPSKLAALVAAATEILDAASVPFIAGHRADSAVTKQGNDFATEVDLAIERQVVRALTEATGIGVHGEEFGGEPIDSPLVWVLDPIDGTFNYAAGSPMAAILLGLLADGEPVAGLTWLPFTGQRYSALAGGPVCDNGTALPPLGSPTLADSIVGIQTFNIASRGRFPGRYRVEVLSNLSRVCSRVRMHGATGVDLAYVAAGILGGAISFGHHIWDHAAGVALVRAAGGIVTDLTGDPWAAESKSALAAAPGVHERMLEIVKSAGNPEDYL, encoded by the coding sequence ATAAGCGAGGTGGGTGACCTGGATCCGTCGAAGTTGGCCGCATTGGTAGCTGCGGCGACCGAGATCCTCGACGCGGCGTCGGTGCCGTTCATCGCCGGGCACCGCGCGGATTCCGCGGTCACCAAGCAGGGCAACGACTTCGCCACCGAGGTCGATCTCGCGATCGAGCGGCAAGTGGTGCGGGCACTGACCGAGGCCACCGGTATCGGGGTCCACGGCGAGGAATTCGGCGGTGAGCCCATCGACTCGCCGCTGGTGTGGGTGCTCGACCCGATCGACGGCACATTCAACTACGCGGCCGGATCGCCGATGGCGGCCATCCTGCTCGGTCTGCTGGCCGATGGCGAGCCGGTGGCCGGCCTCACCTGGCTGCCGTTCACCGGGCAGCGGTATTCGGCACTGGCCGGAGGGCCGGTATGCGACAACGGCACTGCGCTCCCGCCGTTGGGTTCGCCCACACTGGCCGATTCGATCGTCGGCATCCAGACCTTCAACATCGCCTCCCGCGGCCGGTTCCCCGGCCGCTACCGGGTCGAGGTGCTGTCCAACCTCAGTCGGGTCTGCTCGCGGGTGCGGATGCACGGTGCCACCGGGGTGGACCTGGCCTATGTGGCGGCCGGAATCCTCGGTGGGGCCATCAGTTTCGGCCACCACATCTGGGACCATGCCGCCGGCGTCGCGCTGGTTCGCGCGGCCGGGGGCATCGTGACGGACCTGACCGGCGATCCCTGGGCGGCCGAATCGAAGTCGGCGCTGGCCGCCGCTCCCGGCGTGCACGAACGCATGCTGGAAATCGTAAAATCCGCTGGCAATCCGGAGGACTACCTGTGA
- the priA gene encoding bifunctional 1-(5-phosphoribosyl)-5-((5-phosphoribosylamino)methylideneamino)imidazole-4-carboxamide isomerase/phosphoribosylanthranilate isomerase PriA, whose product MSLILLPAVDVVDGKAVRLVQGKAGSETDYGSALEAAQAWQRDGAEWIHLVDLDAAFGRGSNRELLADLVGKLDVKVELSGGIRDDDSLKAAMDTGCARVNIGTAALESPEWCRRAIAEYGDRVAVGLDVQFENDSWRLRGRGWETDGGDLWEVLDRLDREGCSRYVVTDVTKDGTLTGPNLELLAAVADRTDAPVIASGGVSSLDDLRAIATLTGHGVEGAIVGKALYAERFTLPQALAAVSG is encoded by the coding sequence GTGAGTTTGATTCTGTTGCCGGCTGTCGATGTGGTGGACGGCAAGGCGGTGCGCCTGGTCCAGGGCAAGGCGGGCAGTGAGACCGATTACGGTTCGGCGCTGGAGGCCGCCCAGGCCTGGCAGCGTGACGGTGCCGAGTGGATCCACCTGGTGGACCTGGACGCCGCCTTCGGCCGCGGCAGCAACCGCGAACTCCTGGCCGATCTGGTCGGCAAGCTCGACGTGAAAGTCGAACTGTCCGGCGGCATCCGCGATGACGACTCGCTGAAGGCCGCCATGGACACCGGCTGCGCGCGGGTGAACATCGGCACCGCGGCGCTGGAAAGCCCCGAATGGTGCCGCCGAGCCATCGCCGAATACGGCGACCGGGTGGCAGTCGGCCTGGACGTGCAGTTCGAGAACGACAGCTGGCGCCTGCGCGGTCGTGGCTGGGAGACCGACGGCGGCGATCTCTGGGAGGTCCTGGACCGTCTTGACCGCGAAGGGTGTTCGCGTTACGTCGTCACTGACGTCACCAAGGACGGCACCCTGACCGGTCCCAACCTTGAACTGCTGGCTGCGGTCGCCGACCGCACCGACGCCCCGGTGATCGCCTCGGGCGGAGTGTCCAGCCTTGATGATCTCCGGGCGATCGCCACCCTGACCGGCCACGGTGTGGAGGGTGCGATCGTCGGGAAGGCGCTCTACGCCGAACGATTCACTCTGCCGCAGGCACTGGCCGCGGTCAGCGGATAA
- the hisH gene encoding imidazole glycerol phosphate synthase subunit HisH: MTKKVVVLDYGSGNLRSAQRALERVGADVEVTADPGAAAAADGLVVPGVGAFEACMTGLRAIGGEKIIDDRLQHGRPVLGVCVGMQILFARGVEFGVESTGCGQWPGSVTRLDAPVIPHMGWNVVDAAAGSTLFKGLDAATRFYFVHSYAAQEWSGNPDALVTWATHQVPFIAAVEDGALSATQFHPEKSGDAGATLLANWVEGL; encoded by the coding sequence GTGACAAAGAAAGTCGTCGTCCTCGACTACGGATCGGGCAACCTGCGCTCGGCTCAGCGGGCGTTGGAGCGCGTGGGGGCCGATGTCGAGGTCACCGCTGATCCCGGTGCCGCCGCGGCAGCCGACGGACTCGTGGTGCCGGGGGTCGGCGCGTTCGAGGCGTGTATGACCGGGCTCCGGGCGATTGGCGGCGAGAAGATCATCGACGACCGACTGCAGCACGGTCGCCCGGTGTTGGGGGTCTGTGTCGGTATGCAGATCCTGTTCGCCCGCGGCGTGGAGTTCGGTGTGGAGTCCACCGGGTGCGGGCAGTGGCCCGGTTCGGTGACCCGACTGGACGCCCCGGTGATTCCGCACATGGGGTGGAATGTCGTCGACGCCGCGGCCGGTAGCACCCTGTTCAAGGGACTCGACGCCGCCACTCGCTTCTATTTCGTGCATTCGTACGCCGCACAGGAGTGGTCCGGGAATCCGGACGCACTGGTTACCTGGGCGACGCATCAGGTGCCCTTCATCGCTGCCGTCGAGGACGGCGCGTTGTCGGCCACGCAATTTCATCCGGAGAAGAGTGGCGACGCCGGTGCGACGCTGCTCGCGAATTGGGTTGAGGGACTGTGA
- the hisB gene encoding imidazoleglycerol-phosphate dehydratase HisB: MTRRAKVERKTRESDIVVEIDLDGTGVVDIDTGVPFFDHMLTALGTHASFDLTVHAKGDIEIEGHHTIEDTAIVLGQALGEALGDKKGIRRFGDAFIPMDETLAHAAVDVSGRPYFVHTGEPEFMVEFTIAGSSAPYHTVINRHVFESLAFNARIALHVRTLYGRDPHHITEAQYKAVARALRQAVEYDARVTGVPSTKGTL, from the coding sequence GTGACCCGTCGCGCGAAAGTCGAACGCAAGACCAGGGAATCCGACATCGTCGTCGAGATCGACCTCGACGGCACCGGTGTCGTCGATATCGACACCGGTGTCCCGTTCTTCGACCACATGTTGACCGCGCTGGGTACCCACGCCAGCTTCGATCTCACCGTGCACGCCAAGGGCGACATCGAGATCGAGGGGCACCACACGATCGAGGACACCGCGATCGTGCTGGGCCAGGCGCTCGGCGAGGCTCTCGGCGACAAGAAGGGCATCCGGCGGTTCGGTGATGCGTTCATCCCGATGGACGAGACCCTCGCGCACGCCGCGGTCGACGTGTCAGGCCGCCCCTACTTCGTGCACACCGGGGAGCCCGAGTTCATGGTGGAATTCACCATCGCCGGGTCCAGCGCGCCCTACCACACGGTGATCAACCGGCACGTGTTCGAATCGCTGGCGTTCAACGCCCGCATCGCGTTGCATGTGCGCACGCTGTACGGTCGCGACCCGCACCACATCACCGAGGCGCAGTACAAGGCGGTGGCCCGCGCACTGCGACAGGCCGTCGAGTACGACGCCCGGGTCACTGGTGTTCCGTCGACCAAGGGCACTCTGTGA
- a CDS encoding histidinol-phosphate transaminase, translated as MSARDVTLADLPLRENLRGKSPYGAPQLVVPVRLNTNENPHPPTQALIDDVAASVREAAAELHRYPDRDAVALRTDLAAYFTAATGVPLTVDNLWAANGSNEILQQLLQTFGGPGRTAIGFVPSYSMHPIIADGTQTEWLQAARAEDFSLDLDVAVAAIAERNPDVVFVTSPNNPSGQSIPLDDLRRLLGVMTGGILIVDEAYGEFSSQPSAVALLDEFPTKLIVSRTMSKAFAFAGGRLGYLAAAPAVIDALLLVRLPYHLSMLTQAAARAALRHADDTLGSVAKLAAERDRVSAELARLGYRVIPSDANFVLFGEFADAPATWQRYLDKGVLIRDVGIPGFLRTTIGLAEENDAFLAASADLSATELQPANSPVGAS; from the coding sequence ATGAGCGCACGGGATGTGACGCTGGCCGATCTGCCGCTGCGTGAGAACCTACGCGGTAAATCACCCTACGGCGCACCGCAATTGGTGGTGCCGGTGCGGCTCAACACCAATGAGAACCCGCACCCGCCGACCCAGGCCCTGATCGACGACGTCGCCGCATCGGTCCGCGAGGCAGCCGCCGAGCTGCACCGCTATCCCGATCGTGACGCGGTGGCGTTGCGGACCGATCTGGCCGCCTACTTCACCGCGGCCACCGGGGTGCCGCTCACCGTCGACAATCTCTGGGCGGCAAACGGTTCCAACGAGATCCTGCAGCAGCTGTTGCAGACCTTCGGCGGGCCGGGGCGCACTGCGATCGGATTCGTGCCGTCGTATTCGATGCACCCGATCATTGCCGACGGCACCCAGACCGAGTGGCTGCAGGCCGCCCGTGCCGAGGATTTCAGCCTCGACCTTGATGTGGCGGTTGCCGCGATCGCCGAACGCAATCCCGACGTCGTATTCGTCACCAGCCCGAACAACCCTTCGGGGCAGAGCATTCCGCTCGATGACCTGCGTCGTCTACTCGGTGTCATGACCGGCGGCATCCTGATCGTCGACGAGGCCTACGGCGAATTCTCGTCGCAACCCAGCGCCGTGGCGCTGCTGGACGAGTTCCCGACCAAACTCATCGTCAGCCGAACGATGAGCAAGGCGTTCGCGTTCGCCGGCGGCCGACTCGGCTACCTGGCGGCCGCCCCGGCCGTCATCGACGCGCTGCTGCTGGTACGACTGCCGTATCACCTGTCGATGCTCACCCAGGCGGCCGCGCGGGCCGCGCTGCGGCACGCCGACGACACGCTGGGCAGTGTCGCGAAACTGGCCGCCGAACGTGATCGGGTGAGTGCCGAATTGGCTCGCCTCGGCTACCGGGTGATCCCGAGCGACGCGAATTTCGTGTTGTTCGGCGAGTTCGCCGACGCCCCGGCCACCTGGCAGCGTTATCTGGACAAAGGCGTGCTGATCCGTGACGTCGGCATCCCCGGATTCCTGCGCACCACCATCGGTCTGGCCGAGGAGAACGACGCATTCCTGGCCGCCAGTGCCGATCTGTCCGCCACCGAACTTCAGCCCGCCAACAGCCCGGTAGGAGCATCGTGA